Below is a genomic region from Osmerus mordax isolate fOsmMor3 chromosome 22, fOsmMor3.pri, whole genome shotgun sequence.
tcacgagaagggaaaaacttaaaaggacgtttaagtcatagagattaggtcaatttttacaccggtctgccaaatgtattcgttttgattcaacgatgagggtgcctcttgcaggggaaatgagaagacatcatatttcattctacacttcactcgtattttgagttgtaaacgagcagcaaaaaaatgcttttaaatctatgtaatctttatgaataataagtgcatttttatataaaatatatagaaatatcagttgtaaaaatgtcatccaaaaacggacccctgtgcaaccgacgcaagcaagcacaccctacaatttccccagaaattgtaccctctctagtttaggcTTACAGTATTACGGTGCGAGATGACCAAATGAATAGTCGGCTatagttttatatatatatatatatatatatatatatatatatatatatatatatatatatatattaggctGGCAACCATCAAAAAGCAATAccaaatgaaacacaaaatgATAACTTTATTGAGAACAACATTTAGTCAAGCATCTGTgatttgagagtgagagagagagagagagagagagagagagagagagagagagagagagaaagaaagagagagagagagaatgtgtgtgtatgtgtgtgtaagggtggagtgtaactgatgatgtcatatgtgtgtatgtctacatgATCTCTGTgtagtgaaagacagagagagagaaagagcatgagTATGCATGCATGATGTTTGTTAAACATCTGAACAACAGCCGCATATCAGTTTGCTCGACAGCCACTGGAGAAACCTGTCAATCATaagaaaaaacataaaatgtaatCTGCCATACCAGTACGCATTCTCACATCCTTACAATGACTGTCTTGATGTCTTTCCCACATTCTACCACCCCCTCCATTTAGCCTTTCTGCTATCTGTCCTCACCTCTTTCccacatttttctttttctcctccttcacatCGTTTTCAGAGTATTCCTCTGGCTGTTTGTTACTGACTTCCAACACAAGCTGTGGTTTGACATACAACTGTGTTTTGGCCGTCTTCTCCCCTTTGCCGgtgttcttcctctcccctttgcCAGGCTTCTTCTCTTCCGTCACATCCTGAAAGCAGAACACAAGCTTACATGGATGAATCACTGAgctgagaaaaaaatggaaccaATGAAATCATGGTTCTTTTCCAGCCTCATTAGTCCGCAatgtatttaattaatttaaatgtatttatgcttTAACAGTGAATATCATCATATATTTTCCCATGATGATAATGACCTACCTGTTGGAGCCCTTCCAGTCCTCCTTGGAGCATCCTCTTTACATCAGCGCTCAAGTGGGTGATTGGTGTCAGACGAGGGGGGGGTAAATACCCCACAGCAGGCGGAGTCTCAGGCCTGCTAGGAGTCACAACTCCAACGGTGACACGGTTGAGGGGAGTCAAAGCCTcgggagtaggaggagtcagagggggGGATTCCATGGCGTCGTCCTCAATGGTGAAGGGGACCACAGGAGTGGTCTCTGTCTCAGATAGATCCTGGGGAGACAGAGTCACAAGAGAAGACATCACCTTTTGGCATGTGGGACCTGGGATCTTTCCATGGCTCTTTAGGATGATAATCAACAAACAGTGCCATGCCATACCTTGAATCAAACAATAGCTGAATAAACGAATACGTACAGTACGTCTGTACTGATTACTTACAAAGCGTTGGATGGAGGGCTTTTCTTCCTGAGAGGGTTGGACCTGTGGTGGGGAACTACACACCTCGGGTGGTTGGATCCTCTCAGTGCAGGCCCTGCAGGCCATGCGTAGCTTCTTAACCTCTTTCTGCCAGTTCTTCAGGCCCGTCAGATTGAAGTCATCTCTGCAGTCCTTCATCACCTCTTGGATCAGCGCATCGAAATCTTGGCTGACCCGTATATATTTCTGcgcctgaatcctctggagcctTCTCCCTCTGACGTTATAAACCAGTCTTCTCAGAGACGCACCCATCAGGCCTTTTCCCTGGCTCTTCACACGAGACATCTCT
It encodes:
- the LOC136966509 gene encoding uncharacterized protein; the protein is MDYEAQGLLPSSVRAVTKPCITNDVHPTMLHDQKRRDRQSRVTREKVMKRFQKSLVALEQDLMTTKEEILNTNEYFKEMSRVKSQGKGLMGASLRRLVYNVRGRRLQRIQAQKYIRVSQDFDALIQEVMKDCRDDFNLTGLKNWQKEVKKLRMACRACTERIQPPEVCSSPPQVQPSQEEKPSIQRFDLSETETTPVVPFTIEDDAMESPPLTPPTPEALTPLNRVTVGVVTPSRPETPPAVGYLPPPRLTPITHLSADVKRMLQGGLEGLQQDVTEEKKPGKGERKNTGKGEKTAKTQLYVKPQLVLEVSNKQPEEYSENDVKEEKKKNVGKR